A single window of Chloroflexota bacterium DNA harbors:
- a CDS encoding DNA-directed RNA polymerase subunit beta produces the protein MANNGAASQVEARYYGKTRSLIDPPNLIDLQVESFNRFKEEYLRELFAEISPIQDFTGRNLELHFEVPDEPFDTPAYSEEQCREADRTYQAPLRVKARLHNKQTDEIKEMTVYMGDFPLMTSQGTFIYNGAERVVVSQLVRSPGVYFSAEDDPATGRRRFGAKLIPKRGAWLEFETASQNLIGVKIDRKRRIPVTTFLRAISSEWGADDVLLDLFADIDTDPDHQFIRSTIGDATTRRDTALSHEDGLIELYHRLRPGDPATVDNARALIEQTFFTIRRYDLGPVGRYKLNKRLSADPDDETRTLRPEDLLAIVREIVRLNVVQGQPDHIDHLGNRRVRAVGELLAEQFRIGLLRMERVIKERMSIQDAAEATPSGLINTRPVTAAIKEFFGGSQLSQFMDQANPLAELGHKRRLSAMGPGGLSRERAGFDVRDVHYSHYGRVCPIETPEGPSIGLINTLATFAKVNPYGFIETPYRRVAHSVPASDAAALAGRTATKPIHGPDGGDVLIAAGAEITPEAADTLAAANGDAEIPVRPWVTDEIEYMTADAEEQFTIAQANATLKPNGEFAADRVSVRHGAQIHESPVAEVEFIDASPQQIVSVPAAMIPFLEHDDANRALMGANMQRQAVPLITPEAPLVATGMETRAARDSGHMVNAVADGTVREVTAREIVVEHPDEGEHTYRLRKFERSNTATCISQRPVVRVGDKVEADQVIAESMATSDTMLSLGQNILVAFMFWEGGNYEDAIVVSERLVKDDVFTSIHIEQYEVEARDTKLGPEEITRDIPNQSEEGLRNLDDTGVVYVGAEVGPDDILVGKITPKGETELSGEDRLLRAIFGRDAREVKDTSKHLPTGESGRVIDVKRFTAADAADLQAGVTEMVRVSVASKRKLMVGDKMAGRHGNKGVVSMILPQEDMPHLEDGTPIDLILNPLGVASRMNVGQSLETHLGRAAAKMDFRAITPVFDSADEADIIAALAEADLPEHGKARLIDGRTGEPFDQEVVVGVIYMMKLGHMVDDKIHARSTGPYSLITQQPLGGKAQMGGQRFGEMEVWALEAYGAAHTLQEMLTVKSDDILGRVKTYEAIVKGETILEPGIPESFRVLVKELQSLGVAVDILDEYEEEVPLVVEHTHDMLPDLDGINIQGREYRL, from the coding sequence ATGGCTAACAACGGTGCGGCATCGCAGGTAGAGGCCCGGTATTACGGCAAGACTCGAAGTCTGATCGACCCGCCGAACCTCATCGATCTGCAGGTCGAGTCGTTCAACCGGTTCAAAGAGGAATATCTGCGGGAGCTGTTCGCCGAGATTTCACCGATTCAGGATTTCACCGGGCGCAACCTCGAGTTGCACTTCGAGGTGCCGGACGAGCCGTTCGACACGCCGGCCTATTCCGAAGAGCAATGCCGCGAGGCCGACCGCACCTATCAGGCGCCGCTGCGCGTCAAGGCTCGGCTGCACAACAAGCAAACCGACGAGATCAAAGAGATGACGGTCTACATGGGCGACTTCCCGCTCATGACCAGCCAGGGCACGTTCATCTACAACGGCGCGGAGCGAGTGGTCGTGAGCCAGCTCGTGCGCTCGCCTGGCGTGTACTTCTCGGCGGAAGACGACCCGGCCACCGGGAGGCGTCGATTCGGCGCCAAGCTGATCCCGAAGCGTGGCGCCTGGCTCGAGTTCGAAACCGCGAGCCAGAACCTGATCGGGGTGAAGATCGACCGCAAGCGACGCATTCCGGTGACCACGTTCCTGCGCGCGATCTCGTCGGAGTGGGGGGCGGACGACGTGCTGTTGGACCTGTTCGCCGATATCGACACGGACCCGGATCACCAGTTCATCCGGTCCACCATCGGCGATGCCACCACGCGGCGCGATACCGCCTTGAGCCACGAAGACGGCCTCATCGAGCTGTACCACCGGCTGCGACCCGGCGACCCGGCCACGGTGGACAACGCCCGCGCCCTGATTGAGCAGACGTTCTTCACCATTCGCCGCTATGACCTTGGCCCCGTTGGGCGATACAAGCTCAACAAGCGGCTGAGCGCCGATCCCGACGACGAAACGCGCACGCTGCGGCCGGAGGATCTGCTGGCCATTGTGCGGGAGATCGTCCGCCTGAATGTGGTGCAGGGACAGCCCGACCACATCGACCACCTCGGCAACCGGCGCGTCCGCGCGGTTGGCGAGCTGCTGGCCGAGCAGTTCCGGATCGGGCTACTCCGGATGGAGCGCGTGATCAAGGAACGGATGAGCATTCAGGACGCCGCGGAGGCGACGCCCTCAGGGCTCATCAACACGCGGCCCGTGACCGCCGCGATCAAGGAATTCTTCGGCGGCAGCCAGCTGTCGCAGTTCATGGACCAGGCCAATCCGCTGGCCGAGCTTGGGCACAAGCGTCGCCTCAGCGCCATGGGACCCGGCGGGCTCTCGCGCGAGCGCGCGGGATTCGACGTGCGGGACGTGCACTACAGCCACTACGGCCGCGTGTGTCCGATCGAAACGCCGGAGGGTCCGAGCATCGGCTTGATCAACACCCTGGCCACGTTCGCCAAGGTGAATCCGTATGGGTTCATCGAAACGCCGTACCGCCGCGTGGCCCACAGCGTGCCGGCGTCGGATGCGGCGGCGCTCGCCGGCCGAACCGCCACTAAGCCAATTCACGGACCGGATGGCGGCGACGTGCTGATAGCCGCCGGCGCAGAGATCACGCCCGAGGCGGCGGACACCCTGGCTGCCGCGAATGGCGACGCCGAGATCCCGGTGCGCCCGTGGGTCACGGATGAGATCGAGTACATGACCGCCGACGCCGAGGAGCAGTTCACGATTGCCCAGGCGAACGCGACGTTGAAGCCAAACGGCGAGTTCGCCGCCGACCGCGTGTCCGTGCGCCATGGGGCGCAGATCCACGAGTCTCCCGTGGCCGAGGTCGAATTCATCGACGCCTCGCCGCAGCAGATCGTGAGCGTGCCGGCGGCCATGATTCCGTTCCTGGAGCACGACGATGCCAACCGCGCCCTGATGGGGGCCAACATGCAGCGGCAGGCCGTGCCGCTGATCACGCCCGAGGCGCCGCTGGTGGCCACGGGCATGGAGACTCGCGCCGCGCGTGACTCCGGGCACATGGTGAACGCCGTCGCGGACGGCACCGTGCGCGAAGTCACCGCCCGCGAGATCGTGGTGGAGCATCCCGACGAGGGCGAGCACACCTATCGGCTGCGCAAATTCGAGCGCTCGAATACCGCCACGTGCATCAGCCAGCGGCCCGTGGTGCGGGTCGGCGATAAGGTCGAAGCCGACCAGGTGATCGCCGAGAGCATGGCGACGAGCGACACCATGCTTTCGCTCGGCCAGAACATCCTGGTGGCCTTCATGTTCTGGGAGGGCGGGAACTACGAGGACGCGATCGTCGTCAGCGAACGCCTGGTGAAGGACGACGTGTTCACCTCGATCCACATCGAGCAGTACGAGGTGGAAGCGCGCGACACCAAGCTGGGACCCGAGGAGATCACGCGGGACATTCCCAATCAGAGCGAGGAAGGCCTGCGCAACCTCGACGACACCGGCGTGGTCTACGTGGGGGCCGAGGTCGGACCGGACGACATCCTGGTCGGCAAGATCACCCCGAAGGGAGAGACCGAGCTCAGCGGCGAGGACCGCCTGCTGCGCGCGATCTTTGGCCGCGACGCGCGTGAAGTGAAGGACACGTCGAAGCACCTGCCGACCGGTGAGTCCGGGCGGGTGATCGACGTGAAGCGCTTCACCGCCGCCGACGCCGCCGACCTGCAAGCCGGCGTGACCGAGATGGTGCGGGTGAGCGTCGCCTCCAAGCGCAAGCTGATGGTCGGCGACAAGATGGCCGGACGTCACGGCAACAAGGGCGTCGTGTCCATGATCCTGCCCCAAGAGGACATGCCGCACCTCGAAGACGGCACGCCCATCGATCTCATCCTCAATCCGTTGGGGGTGGCCTCGCGAATGAACGTGGGGCAGTCGCTGGAGACTCACCTGGGCCGGGCGGCGGCCAAGATGGATTTCCGGGCGATCACGCCGGTCTTCGACAGCGCCGACGAGGCCGACATCATCGCGGCGCTCGCGGAGGCCGACCTGCCCGAGCACGGCAAGGCGCGCCTGATCGACGGTCGCACCGGCGAGCCGTTCGACCAGGAGGTCGTCGTGGGCGTGATCTACATGATGAAGCTCGGACACATGGTGGACGACAAGATCCACGCCCGGTCGACGGGGCCCTACTCGCTGATCACACAGCAGCCGCTCGGCGGCAAGGCGCAAATGGGCGGCCAGCGATTCGGCGAAATGGAGGTGTGGGCGCTGGAGGCCTACGGCGCCGCTCACACGCTGCAGGAAATGCTCACCGTGAAGTCCGACGACATCCTCGGTCGCGTCAAGACCTATGAGGCGATCGTGAAGGGAGAAACCATCCTGGAACCCGGCATTCCCGAGTCCTTCCGCGTGCTCGTCAAGGAGCTGCAGAGCCTGGGGGTGGCGGTGGACATTCTGGACGAATACGAAGAAGAGGTGCCGCTAGTGGTCGAGCACACACATGACATGTTGCCGGACCTGGACGGCATCAACATTCAGGGCCGTGAATACCGGCTGTAG
- the rpsL gene encoding 30S ribosomal protein S12 — protein sequence MPTINQLVRKGRRKSRRKVTAPALHFAYNGLRRRMVRTRGAPQKRGVCTLVRTVTPRKPNSALRKVARVRLSNGMEVTAYIPGEGHQLQEHSVVLIRGGRVKDLPGVRYHVVRGPLDATGVENRKQGRSKYGTRRGA from the coding sequence GTGCCAACGATAAACCAGCTTGTTCGCAAGGGTCGGCGCAAGTCACGGCGCAAAGTGACGGCGCCTGCGCTGCACTTCGCCTATAACGGGCTGCGGCGGCGCATGGTGCGCACGCGCGGGGCGCCCCAAAAGCGCGGCGTGTGCACGCTGGTGCGCACCGTCACGCCGCGCAAGCCGAACTCGGCGCTGCGGAAGGTGGCGCGGGTTCGGTTGTCGAACGGGATGGAGGTCACGGCCTACATTCCGGGTGAAGGTCACCAACTCCAGGAGCACTCGGTCGTCCTGATTCGCGGCGGACGCGTCAAGGACCTGCCCGGCGTGCGTTACCACGTCGTACGAGGACCTCTGGATGCCACGGGCGTCGAGAATCGCAAGCAAGGGCGGTCAAAGTACGGCACCAGGCGCGGCGCATAG
- the rpsG gene encoding 30S ribosomal protein S7, with product MPRRKRPERRMTAPDPKYNNRTVERFINKLMRHGYKAKAQAIVYGAFDLVEERGGTPALDAFEEAIRNVMPQIEVKPRRVGGATYQVPVEIRGDRRYSLAVRWLISSARARSGRSMRERLAFELLDAASGQGGAVRRREEMHRMAEANRAFAIYAF from the coding sequence ATGCCTCGTCGGAAGCGCCCCGAGCGGCGAATGACCGCCCCCGATCCGAAATACAACAACCGGACGGTGGAGCGCTTCATCAACAAGCTGATGCGCCACGGCTACAAGGCCAAGGCGCAGGCCATCGTCTACGGCGCCTTCGACCTCGTCGAGGAGCGGGGCGGGACGCCGGCGCTGGACGCCTTCGAAGAGGCCATTCGCAACGTCATGCCGCAGATCGAAGTCAAGCCGCGCCGGGTTGGCGGTGCGACCTATCAGGTGCCGGTCGAGATTCGCGGCGACCGCCGATACTCCCTGGCCGTGCGCTGGCTCATCAGCTCCGCACGGGCGCGATCCGGTCGCTCGATGCGCGAGCGCCTGGCCTTTGAACTTCTTGATGCAGCTTCCGGACAGGGCGGAGCGGTGCGCCGCCGTGAAGAGATGCATCGCATGGCCGAGGCGAATCGCGCCTTCGCCATCTACGCGTTTTAG
- the fusA gene encoding elongation factor G produces the protein MSEADIAQTRNIGIIAHIDAGKTTTTERILFYTGRIHRIGVIDDGTTQMDWMAQERERGITIVAAATTCYWQDRRINIIDTPGHVDFTAEVERSLRVLDGGLVVFDAVHGVESQSETVWRQADKYDVPRVALINKMDRVGADPDAAVRSIRERLGANPVPVQLPVGREQEFRGVVDLIEMQAIVWAGDGAAQPSVEAIPDDLAEVAVVARLQLLEALSEFDDHIAELYLNDEEVDAGSMIAALRRGTIDSLLVPVLFGSALRNRGIEPVLDAVARYLPSPLDVPPVRGIDPATDETLERGASEDAPFAALAFKMVADPHSGKLAYFRVYSGRIEPGTTVLNVGTGKRQRLSRVLRMHADKREEIKDPIVPGDIVAAVGMRDVSTGDTLADPAHPVLLESITFPDPVVTIAIEPKSRADQDRIITALGKLGDEDPTFQVRADEETGQTLIAGMGELHLEVIVDRLLREFRVGANVGRPQVAYRERPLRAVQAPGRFIRQTGGRGQYGHVVVELEPLEPGAGVEIESRIVGGAIPVGFLPAAERGARRALTGGLQGFQVIDVRIRIVDGSFHEVDSSELAFEIAGSWAVEEALRRSGTAVLEPVMAVDVVIPDEYVGDVLAGLLSKRGEVQGTEPRGGSSVIRAEVPLATMFGYASALRSATQGRGTFSMEFSHYAVRPGAGTGQEVLTGV, from the coding sequence ATGTCCGAAGCTGACATCGCGCAAACTCGCAACATCGGCATCATCGCCCACATCGATGCCGGCAAGACCACTACGACCGAGCGCATCCTCTTTTACACGGGGCGCATCCATCGCATTGGCGTCATCGACGACGGCACGACCCAAATGGACTGGATGGCGCAGGAACGCGAGCGCGGCATCACCATCGTCGCGGCGGCCACCACCTGCTATTGGCAGGACCGGCGCATTAACATCATCGACACGCCTGGGCACGTGGACTTCACGGCCGAGGTCGAGCGTTCGCTGCGCGTCCTCGACGGCGGGCTGGTGGTCTTCGATGCCGTGCACGGCGTGGAGTCGCAGTCAGAAACCGTCTGGCGTCAGGCCGACAAGTACGACGTGCCGCGCGTGGCCTTGATCAACAAGATGGATCGCGTTGGGGCCGACCCCGACGCGGCGGTCCGCTCGATCCGTGAGCGGCTGGGGGCGAATCCGGTTCCAGTGCAACTTCCCGTTGGCCGCGAGCAGGAGTTTCGCGGCGTGGTCGATCTCATCGAGATGCAGGCCATCGTGTGGGCCGGTGACGGCGCCGCCCAGCCGTCGGTCGAGGCCATTCCGGACGATCTGGCCGAAGTGGCGGTCGTCGCGCGGTTGCAATTGCTGGAAGCGCTGAGTGAATTCGACGATCACATCGCCGAGCTTTACCTCAACGACGAAGAGGTCGACGCAGGGTCGATGATCGCCGCGCTGCGACGCGGCACCATCGATTCGCTGCTTGTGCCAGTCCTGTTTGGCAGCGCGTTGCGCAACCGGGGCATCGAGCCGGTGCTCGACGCCGTGGCGCGCTATTTGCCCTCGCCACTGGACGTGCCGCCCGTTCGCGGCATTGATCCCGCGACCGACGAAACGCTCGAGCGCGGGGCATCGGAAGACGCGCCGTTTGCGGCGCTGGCGTTCAAGATGGTGGCGGATCCGCATTCGGGCAAGCTGGCATATTTCCGGGTCTACTCCGGGCGGATCGAGCCCGGCACGACGGTTCTCAACGTCGGGACGGGCAAGCGGCAACGCCTGAGCCGGGTGCTCCGCATGCACGCCGACAAGCGCGAGGAGATCAAGGATCCCATCGTGCCCGGCGACATCGTCGCCGCCGTCGGCATGCGCGACGTGAGCACCGGCGACACGCTGGCCGACCCGGCGCATCCCGTGCTGCTGGAGTCGATTACGTTCCCCGACCCGGTCGTGACGATCGCCATCGAACCCAAGAGCCGCGCGGACCAAGATCGCATCATCACGGCGTTGGGCAAGCTCGGCGATGAAGACCCAACCTTCCAGGTGCGAGCCGACGAGGAAACCGGCCAGACGCTGATCGCCGGCATGGGCGAGCTGCACCTCGAAGTGATTGTGGACCGCCTGCTGCGCGAGTTCCGCGTCGGCGCCAACGTGGGCCGCCCGCAGGTGGCCTATCGCGAACGCCCCTTGCGGGCCGTCCAGGCGCCGGGCCGCTTCATTCGCCAGACGGGCGGGCGCGGGCAGTATGGCCACGTGGTCGTCGAGCTCGAGCCGCTGGAGCCGGGCGCTGGCGTCGAGATCGAGTCGCGCATTGTGGGCGGCGCCATTCCGGTCGGCTTCTTGCCGGCCGCGGAACGCGGGGCGCGGCGCGCGCTGACCGGGGGACTGCAGGGCTTTCAGGTCATTGACGTGCGAATTCGCATCGTCGACGGATCGTTCCACGAGGTGGATTCATCCGAGCTTGCCTTTGAAATCGCCGGATCGTGGGCGGTGGAAGAGGCCCTGCGGCGATCGGGAACCGCAGTTCTCGAGCCGGTGATGGCCGTCGACGTCGTGATTCCCGACGAGTACGTGGGCGACGTGCTGGCGGGCTTGTTGTCCAAGCGGGGCGAAGTTCAGGGGACCGAGCCGAGGGGCGGGTCGAGCGTTATTCGCGCCGAAGTACCGCTGGCCACAATGTTTGGGTACGCTAGTGCGTTACGCTCGGCCACTCAGGGCCGGGGTACGTTTTCGATGGAGTTTTCACATTACGCCGTCCGGCCGGGGGCCGGGACGGGACAGGAAGTTCTGACAGGAGTCTAG
- the rpoC gene encoding DNA-directed RNA polymerase subunit beta', with amino-acid sequence MLEVNKFNAIRIRLASPEQVRSWSYGEVIKPETINYRTLKPERDGLFCERIFGPTKDWECSCGKYKKIRYRGIICDKCGVEVTRSRVRRERMGHIELAAPVTHIWFLKGTPSRIGQILDITPRDLEKIVYFASFIVTEFDEAERDAALGRIDDDLAAREAEVQAEMAQRAEDLEAETAEQITKLDEQLEGEVDRLHEEAETTVARLTPVAESGSNAEEEIRLSWLDEPIIAAGDAINAESLAAIEAAAETAVASANERFGATKLARRREADQEAMGLEEERASRIAGTREFYQTRADDLTTLELHQLLSEPRYQQLSHTCGEVFRAGIGAEAVVELIGNVDLDSLAAELREEIESPSIQRRKKATKRLKVVEAFRRSGNRPEWMILSVLPVLPPDIRPMVQLDGGRFATSDLNDLYRRVINRNNRLKRLVELGAPEIIVRNEKRMLQEAVDALIDNGRRGRAVTGSSNHPYKSLSDQLRGKQGRFRQNLLGKRVDYSGRSVIVVGPHLKLNQCGLPTKMALELFKPFVMRKLVDYGHASNIKSAKRMVEHPEPVVWDALAEVTQDHPVLLNRAPTLHRLGIQAFDIVLVTGSAIQIHPLVCTAFNADFDGDQMAVHVPLSRAAQDEARYIMKSTLNVLSPADGAPIIAPTKDMALGAYYLTEMVEGALGEGRTFADFGDALLAFEHGAVHLHAKINLRVTAQDFPVPEDQPPSPAFIETTIGRIIFNIALPRDLRFVNERLDKGGLRRVLAGAFFSSGIEATAEVADRVKDIGMYWATRSGVTMGVFDLVIPPVKHDVLAGADADVAEIERSYSDGFITDRERYKLTVQKWTEAMERVTAAVPEYLDRLGPVYMMGNSGAAKGNFDQIRQVSGMRGLMSDPTGQIIEMPVRANFREGLSVLEYFISTHGARKGLADTALRTADSGYLTRRLVDVAQDVIVMGEDCGATEGDHIVTADPEQVEGSVGDRAFGRFTLGPVVHPDTGEIIVPADVMVDRHLSRAIDDAGVGEVFARSVMNCRNARGVCQRCYGMDLARHELVEEGAAVGIIAAQSMGEPATQLTMRTFHLGGVVMGTDITDRVQGLPRVEELFEARVPKGVAVMSDLEGTAEIIEEDDRKVIRVVSAHIHEQVYELAEGFVPIVEDGDEVAKDVTLALPREQAEDLLARKAKSKSKTISKRALASVAGAGPRATSDGVVSVRDGQIVLRSESEETLEYPVSPAAEIRVQSGQLISKGAQLTAGPLNPQDILRLRGREALQRYVVQQVQSVYRIVGVAVNDKHIEVIVRQMLRRVLIEMPGDTDMLPGTLIDRHVFDEANEKAVAEGQRPATARWVLLGVTKASLNNESFLAAASFQDTTRVLTEAVVEGKTDHLHGLKENVIIGKLIPAGTGWKRYHEGTLITAGEGDADSLLADDVDGEGVLAAVGSGAEAADDGDGRAIDSLMQALAGEGDDDRALLAGIPERPSAAADQFSAFLSSGADDPIEEANVQDVPVSEAENGDADVDGDRAQ; translated from the coding sequence GTGCTTGAGGTAAACAAGTTCAACGCGATCCGTATCCGCCTCGCATCGCCGGAGCAAGTTCGGTCGTGGTCCTACGGCGAGGTCATCAAGCCGGAGACCATCAACTACCGAACGCTCAAGCCGGAGCGTGACGGATTGTTCTGCGAGCGCATCTTCGGTCCGACGAAGGACTGGGAATGCTCGTGCGGCAAGTACAAGAAGATCCGCTATCGCGGCATCATCTGCGACAAGTGCGGCGTGGAGGTCACCCGTTCGCGGGTGCGGCGCGAGCGCATGGGCCACATCGAGCTGGCCGCCCCCGTGACTCATATCTGGTTCCTGAAGGGTACGCCGAGCCGGATTGGGCAGATCCTGGACATCACTCCGCGCGATCTGGAGAAGATCGTCTACTTCGCGTCGTTCATCGTGACGGAGTTTGACGAAGCCGAGCGCGACGCGGCGTTGGGTCGCATCGATGACGACCTGGCGGCGCGCGAGGCGGAGGTCCAGGCCGAGATGGCCCAGCGGGCGGAGGATCTCGAGGCGGAGACGGCCGAGCAGATCACGAAGCTGGACGAGCAGCTCGAAGGTGAAGTCGACCGGCTGCACGAGGAGGCCGAAACAACCGTTGCGCGTCTCACGCCGGTTGCCGAGAGCGGCAGCAATGCCGAGGAAGAGATCCGGCTGAGCTGGCTTGACGAGCCGATCATCGCCGCCGGTGACGCCATCAATGCCGAGTCGCTGGCAGCCATCGAGGCGGCGGCCGAGACTGCCGTCGCCTCAGCCAACGAGCGGTTTGGCGCTACCAAGCTGGCGCGGCGGCGAGAGGCCGACCAGGAAGCCATGGGGCTGGAGGAAGAGCGCGCGTCCCGGATTGCGGGCACCCGCGAGTTCTATCAGACGCGCGCCGACGATCTGACGACCCTGGAGCTGCACCAGCTCCTGAGCGAGCCGCGCTACCAGCAGCTCAGCCACACCTGTGGCGAGGTCTTCCGCGCCGGCATCGGCGCCGAGGCCGTCGTTGAGTTGATCGGCAACGTCGATCTTGATTCCCTGGCGGCCGAGCTGCGCGAGGAAATCGAGTCGCCGTCGATCCAGCGGCGCAAGAAGGCGACCAAGCGCCTCAAGGTCGTTGAGGCGTTTCGCCGCTCGGGCAATCGCCCGGAGTGGATGATCCTGTCGGTGCTGCCCGTGCTGCCGCCGGATATCCGGCCCATGGTGCAGCTCGATGGCGGACGGTTTGCAACCAGTGACCTGAACGATCTCTACCGCCGCGTGATCAACCGCAACAACCGGCTCAAGCGGCTGGTGGAGCTTGGCGCGCCCGAGATCATCGTGCGCAACGAGAAGCGGATGCTCCAAGAGGCGGTGGATGCGCTGATCGACAACGGCCGGCGCGGTCGCGCGGTCACCGGCTCGTCCAACCATCCCTACAAGTCGCTGAGCGATCAGCTGCGCGGCAAGCAAGGGCGATTCCGCCAGAACTTGCTGGGCAAGCGCGTGGACTATTCGGGCCGCTCGGTGATCGTGGTCGGCCCGCACCTGAAGCTGAACCAGTGCGGCCTGCCCACCAAGATGGCGCTGGAGCTATTCAAGCCATTCGTCATGCGCAAGCTCGTGGACTACGGGCATGCCAGCAACATCAAGAGCGCCAAACGCATGGTCGAGCACCCCGAGCCCGTGGTGTGGGATGCGCTCGCGGAAGTCACGCAGGACCACCCGGTGCTGCTGAATCGCGCGCCGACGCTGCACCGGCTCGGCATTCAGGCGTTCGACATCGTGCTGGTGACGGGCAGCGCGATTCAGATCCATCCGCTCGTATGCACGGCCTTCAATGCCGACTTCGACGGCGACCAGATGGCGGTGCACGTGCCGCTGAGCCGGGCCGCGCAAGACGAGGCCCGCTACATCATGAAGAGCACGCTCAACGTGCTGTCGCCGGCGGACGGTGCGCCGATCATCGCGCCGACCAAGGACATGGCGCTTGGCGCCTATTACCTGACGGAGATGGTTGAGGGCGCTTTGGGCGAAGGCCGAACGTTCGCCGATTTTGGCGACGCCCTGCTGGCCTTCGAGCACGGCGCGGTGCATCTGCACGCCAAGATCAATCTGCGGGTTACGGCGCAGGACTTTCCGGTGCCGGAGGACCAGCCGCCGTCGCCGGCGTTCATCGAGACCACGATCGGACGAATCATCTTCAACATCGCGTTGCCGCGCGATTTGCGGTTCGTCAACGAGCGGCTCGACAAGGGCGGGCTGCGTCGCGTGTTGGCCGGGGCCTTCTTCTCCAGCGGCATCGAGGCGACCGCCGAGGTGGCCGACCGCGTGAAGGACATTGGCATGTACTGGGCCACGCGCTCGGGCGTGACGATGGGTGTGTTCGACCTGGTGATTCCACCGGTCAAGCACGACGTGCTGGCCGGCGCCGACGCGGACGTGGCCGAGATCGAGCGCAGCTACAGCGACGGGTTCATCACGGACCGCGAGCGTTACAAGCTGACGGTCCAGAAGTGGACCGAGGCGATGGAACGGGTGACCGCGGCCGTGCCCGAGTATCTCGACCGGCTCGGCCCCGTCTACATGATGGGGAACTCCGGCGCGGCCAAGGGGAATTTCGACCAGATTCGACAGGTTTCCGGGATGCGCGGCCTCATGTCCGACCCGACGGGTCAGATCATCGAGATGCCGGTGCGCGCCAACTTCCGCGAGGGCCTGAGCGTGCTGGAGTACTTCATTTCGACTCACGGCGCGCGCAAGGGCCTGGCCGATACGGCCTTGCGAACCGCCGACAGCGGCTATCTCACCCGGCGCCTGGTGGACGTGGCGCAAGACGTGATCGTGATGGGCGAGGACTGTGGAGCCACGGAAGGCGACCACATCGTCACGGCGGACCCCGAGCAGGTTGAAGGCTCGGTGGGCGATCGCGCCTTTGGTCGCTTCACCCTGGGGCCGGTGGTCCATCCGGACACCGGGGAGATCATCGTGCCGGCGGACGTCATGGTCGACCGACATCTCAGCCGGGCGATCGACGACGCCGGGGTGGGCGAAGTCTTCGCCCGCTCCGTCATGAACTGCCGCAATGCGCGCGGCGTCTGCCAGCGGTGCTACGGCATGGACCTGGCCCGGCATGAGCTGGTGGAGGAGGGCGCGGCGGTCGGCATCATCGCCGCTCAGTCCATGGGCGAGCCGGCGACGCAGTTGACCATGCGCACCTTCCACCTGGGCGGAGTGGTGATGGGCACGGACATCACGGACCGCGTGCAGGGACTGCCGCGCGTCGAGGAGCTCTTCGAGGCCCGCGTTCCCAAGGGCGTGGCCGTGATGAGCGATCTCGAGGGCACGGCCGAGATCATCGAGGAAGACGATCGCAAGGTGATTCGCGTCGTGTCGGCGCACATCCATGAACAGGTCTACGAGCTCGCCGAAGGCTTTGTGCCGATAGTGGAGGACGGCGACGAGGTCGCGAAGGACGTGACCCTCGCGTTGCCACGCGAGCAGGCGGAGGACTTGCTGGCCCGCAAGGCCAAGAGCAAGTCGAAGACGATCAGCAAGCGGGCGCTGGCCAGCGTCGCGGGCGCCGGTCCGCGGGCGACCAGCGACGGCGTGGTCAGCGTGCGCGACGGCCAGATCGTGCTTCGGTCGGAGTCCGAGGAAACCCTCGAATACCCCGTGTCCCCGGCCGCGGAGATTCGCGTGCAGAGTGGCCAACTCATCTCCAAGGGCGCGCAGCTCACCGCGGGTCCGCTCAATCCACAGGACATCTTGCGCCTGCGCGGTCGCGAGGCGCTGCAGCGCTATGTCGTGCAGCAGGTCCAGTCGGTGTACCGCATCGTTGGTGTGGCCGTGAACGACAAGCACATCGAGGTGATCGTGCGGCAGATGCTCCGGCGCGTCCTGATCGAGATGCCCGGCGACACCGACATGCTGCCCGGCACCCTGATCGATCGACACGTGTTCGACGAGGCCAACGAAAAGGCCGTTGCCGAGGGGCAGCGTCCGGCGACCGCTCGCTGGGTGTTGCTCGGCGTCACCAAGGCGTCGCTCAACAATGAGAGCTTCCTGGCCGCGGCATCGTTCCAGGACACGACGCGGGTGCTCACCGAGGCCGTCGTCGAGGGCAAGACCGATCACCTCCACGGCCTGAAGGAGAACGTGATTATCGGCAAGCTGATTCCGGCCGGCACCGGATGGAAGCGGTATCACGAAGGCACGTTGATCACGGCCGGCGAAGGCGATGCCGATTCGCTGCTGGCTGATGATGTTGACGGCGAAGGCGTGCTGGCAGCGGTCGGTTCCGGCGCGGAGGCGGCCGACGACGGCGACGGTCGAGCGATCGACAGCCTGATGCAGGCCCTGGCCGGCGAAGGCGACGATGACCGGGCGCTGCTCGCCGGGATTCCCGAGCGCCCCAGCGCCGCGGCCGACCAGTTTTCCGCGTTCCTGAGTTCGGGCGCCGATGACCCGATCGAGGAGGCCAACGTTCAGGACGTGCCCGTGTCCGAAGCCGAGAATGGCGACGCGGACGTTGACGGAGACCGTGCACAGTGA